From a single Nicotiana tabacum cultivar K326 chromosome 8, ASM71507v2, whole genome shotgun sequence genomic region:
- the LOC107816189 gene encoding transcription repressor OFP17-like, whose amino-acid sequence MKVNVSCCFKFKLNNPCKKILKLFKFKLRKPLFIKRLRFRPSRCESNTNTSSKKQASEVLSVFRSIRRQPREDDQVMEHKNFCDAGHIKAPMPSPITPAYVRLSGATKREVLLIQNDVEDACRSFENYLVEMIAEEGKMSDLMDIEELLYCWKNLKSPVFIDLVCRFYGELCNDLFSNISCEDEINTPKRLMK is encoded by the exons ATGAAAGTGAATGTTTCATGTTGCTTCAAATTCAAGCTTAACAATCCATGCAAGAAAATACTAAAGCTGTTCAAGTTCAAACTAAGAAAGCCCCTCTTTATAAAAAGGCTTAGATTTCGACCTTCAAGATGTGAAAGCAATACAAACACTAGTAGTAAAAAGCAAGCTTCAGAAGTTTTGTCAGTGTTTCGTTCAATAAGAAGACAACCAAGAGAAGATGACCAAGTCATGGAGCACAAGAATTTCTGTGATGCAG GACATATCAAAGCACCAATGCCATCACCAATAACTCCAGCTTATGTGAGATTGAGTGGAGCTACTAAAAGAGAAGTACTACTTATTCAAAATGATGTGGAAGATGCATGCAGAAGCTTTGAAAATTATTTGGTTGAAATGATTGCTGAAGAGGGAAAAATGAGTGATTTAATGGATATTGAAGAATTGCTATACTGTTGGAAAAATCTGAAAAGTCCTGTCTTTATTGACTTGGTGTGCAGATTCTATGGTGAGCTATGCAATGATTTGTTTTCCAATATAAGCTGTGAGGATGAAATTAACACCCCAAAGAGACTCATGAAATGA